The Cetobacterium sp. ZOR0034 DNA segment GCGTGATTAAGATATCTTAAATTACTAAGATACTTCCCACGAAGCCCCGTCCTCTTTAGGGCGGGGTAGTTCACAAAGATGAATGATATATCCTATTCCTGAAATAATTCCTAATCCTATTAAAAGTTGTCCATTTAAAATATCTCCATTATTTGTTAAAGCTGATTTATACCATGATTTACCTACAAAAATGAGAGTACCAACAACTAATTGAAATCCAATTGCTTCTGCTGAAATAAAAGAGCGATTAAATTTTTCTTTACATGATTTATTAAGTTCAGAGATACCATTAAATATAAGACATACAATTAAAAAAATTCCGAATATTTTCAAGACTAACATTAAATCACCTCTATAAGTTTTTAGTGAGCTTCCAGAATTATTACCTGGAAGCTCTATTTTTTATTTTAATAATTTTTCAATAGATTTTAAATGTTTTTCTAACTCTTTTTTTTCTTCACTATTTAATTTACTTACTTTTTCTTCAAATGATTCAAATATAGGAATGTAATTTTTTACTTCAAATGTTTCAAATATCTCATTTTCTTTTTTATGCTCTATTTTTTTATTAGATATTCCTAAAATATTATTTAAGGACTCAATAACATCTGCCTTATCTGTAGAGTCATTTATTATATTTATAACACCTTCAAAATCTTCACTTTTGTAAATTTCACTTATTAAACTTTGAGGGATAGTTGCAATAATTGGTTTTTTATTTTCATTTACTCTAGAGTAAATTGAAAATCTTTGTCTATATCTCCAAGCTGTAGCTCTACTGAAGTTATTTATATCTAGCCATTTTTCATAAACTCCATTTTCACTACCTTGTCCACCTAGTTTTTCATGCACATTAGTAAAAATTTCTCCTAGCAAAATAGCACTTTTGGCTTGAATACTAAACATTTTTATAGTTTGTTCTTTTAAAAAATTTCCAATTTCTTCTGTTGGAGAAATTTCTTTTATTAAAGAAAAATCAATTATATCTTTTAAATGTTCTTCAGGAATATTTGTAATTTCATTTTTAGGTATTACTTTAACTTCATTTTTTAATCTGTCAGATAAATTCATCATTGTTGAATTATTTTTTTTCATTTTATCTTTCCTCCAAGTTTCTTTTTTCAAGTTCTTTCATAATTCCAAAGATAATTTCTTGAACTTTTTGAGCTGTTTTATTGCTATATTCCCAAACTGTTTTTTTATTATAAAGCATTTGTTCAATAAATGATGATTTTTCAATTGCAGGAGGTAAATGAATATTTATACCATTAAAATTTTCTATCAGAAGATTTAAAAAATAATTTTGTACTTTAGTAGGTTCAAATTTATTTATAACAATAGATAAAATTTTGTTGGGATCAATTTCTTTTGAAAGATTTAAAACTCCTTCCATTGTTACTTCATCACAATGAGTAGGGATTATAACATAATCAGAATTTTCTAAAAATACATTATCAACTTTTAAAGTTGGTACAGAGTCAATAATTATATAATCATATTCATTTTTAACTTTTTGCAAATAGTTAGGTAAAGTTTGAATAAATAGATTACCAAATGTACTTTTTTCTAAAGGTAAAAAATAAAGATTTTCTCTCAATCTAAAATATTCTCCATTCCCTTTACTTATTTCAGCCTTTAATCCATTATCAAACTCTTTATTTCCTTTTAGTAAGTAGTTAAAGATATTATTTTGAGAATCTGAAGTTAAAATTAAAACTCTTTTATTTGCTAAAGCAAGACCTGAAGCAAGTTGTGAAGTTAAAAATGTTTTTCCTACTCCACCTTTATTATTTTTTATAGTTATTATTTTTCCATTTTTATTCATTGTTCATACCCTCCACGATAATATTATTATTTTCAGTTGTTATTATAATATTTAGATTTGTAAAGTCTTTAGATAATTCTTTTGTGATATTGATAGGTAAATATATTTTTTCAGTTAAATATACACTATCTTTATAATATTTTCTACCCCTAATAATTTTTGTATCTTTATTGAAAATAATTAATTTTCCATCTTCAATATTTTTATTTTCTTTATCTTCAGTAGTATTTGAAATTATTAGTTTATTATCTTTGTATTCCAGGTGTATATCTTCTATATTGTCAAACCAACCAAGTTCTTTAGAGATACTAGAGGGTATAAGGATATACCCTCCAATAACTTTATTATAGCTCTTGCTTAAACTTATTTTTTTTATCATTTTTTTCCTTTCTCTAAAGAGTGAGTAAAAATTCTTCAAGTTCTCTTTCAGATTTAAAAATTAAATCTGAAAAAGTTTTTCTCACCCCATCATTTTCATAATCAATAGAAACTTTAATTTCTCCATTTTCATAGTGTTTTTTCATTATAATTTATCCTCCTACTTGATTTTTATAAGGATAAATGTTACAATATTTTTGCGAGAAATAGGTAACATTTACCTTATGTGAAGGGGCTACATTAAGTAGCTCCTTTTTCATTTATATTATATCATTTTTTCCTACTAATTTCTAGTAGGAAAATTAGAAAATTTAAATTTTTTCAAATAAAATATTTTCTAAATTTGGAATATAAAAAATTAGCTGAAAAACAAAAGAAATTTAAAAAACTAAATATTTTTACAGCATTATTAATTTCAGGAATTTCAATATTTATACTTCTTAGTAAAATATATAAAAGTTAATAAAAAATAATTCTTATCTAAGGAAAAGCTAGAGTCAATCTAGCTTTTTTTATTTTTTGTAAGTTCTAAAAAATGTTCCTTGAGCCATTTCTTTTTAGCATTAATTTTCTTTACTAAGTCAAATTCTAGTTTTTTAAAAATTTTTTCTTCCGTTTCTCTTCATAAAAATTTTTTAAAAAATGCTCCGTAAACTTCGCAAATTTGACTTATCAAAAATTAATGCTTTTGAAATTTTCAGCTCAAGAACATGAATTTTTTAGAACCTTAACAAAATAATAATTTCAAAAAGTTGATTTTTCTTTTCTAGCTTTTCCTTACCTTTAATCTGATCTATTTCTTTTTATAAAAACTTTTTGAAAATAACTAAAAGATTCCAGGGGTTTCGCCCCCTTACGACGAAGCTAAGAACATTGAATTTAAAAAATTAATAATTAGGAGTGATTGATATGGAACTAAATTTAAAAGAAATTGCATATGAAATGCTAAAAAAAATTGAATTTTACGGGTTAGAATCTGAAATAGATTATAAATATGATGATTTTAAAAAGACAATAAAAAATATAACAGAAAATAAATTATTAGCTAAAGACTATTACGCACTAATTAGTATTTGTTCACAAACTTTATCAGAAAATATTTAATAATAGGGAGGAATAAAAATGTATTTCAAAAAATTAAACATATATTCAACAAAATTAATAGGAGAATTATTTGAACCTCATATTTTACAAAGTTTTATTTTTTCTATACTGGAACAAAAAGAAAAAGGAATAAAAGTTGACTATCTTCAAGTATTTGAATTAACAGCAGATACAGAAAATAATAAATTATTTGTTAAGCATAGACAAGAACAAACAGACGATACAATCAAATTTGATTATTATAAAATCAATAAAATAGCTAATAGACTTTGCTTCAAGTTGAAGCAAAGTTTATTAAAAAATTATAAAAAATAACTTGACTTTATGACGTATACGTCATATAATATAAGAGTAGAGAGGGGGTGAAACCTTGCTTACCAGTATTAAAACTATACTAGAAATTATCTTCTATATACTATCAATAATCTTAGCAATAAGAGAATTGAGAAAATAGAATGATAAGGGGGAGCAATCCTCCTCTCTTTAATAAAATGTAAATTAGGAGGAAATAACATGGAAAAATTAATTACAAGTACTATTTCTTTTGAAGGAGTTATTAATAATTTAAAAGAATTAATTGGTCAAAAGTTTGATGAAAATGATATAATAATTGCATTTGAAGATTACGAGGAAAATAACGAAACAGAAGTTATTATTAGTAATTTAGAAAATGGAAGAGGAGAGTATTCGGCACATATTAATACAGAAAAAGGAACAGAAATAATAATAACTGTAGAAAATGGAATTATTATAAATATTAGAAGTTAGAGAGGTGTTGAATTGGAATTTTTAAAAACTTTAAATTTATTTCTTCAGCCTATAACAGTAGTCCTATTGTTAATGGTTATTATAAAATTAAACAAAAAAAAATAAGCTCTTTTCCTGTAGAGAAGGGAGCTTATTTTCTTGCTTACCAGTATGTTTTTGTTAAATTAATTATAATATATTTTTGACAAAAAGTCAAATAAAGGGGTTACAAATGGAAAAAAGAGAAGGTAAAATCTTATGGTCTAAAGGTGGTTCTGGAAGTGATACTACAAGAATTACACTTCCTGTTGCCTGGATTAGAAAAATGGGTATAACAACCGATCTAAGAGAGGTTGAAATTCTTTTTGATGAAAATACAAATAAAATCATTATACAAAAAACAGAAATTAAAACCAATCAATGACAAATAAAAACTTAATTTAAAAGAGCTAATAAAGCTCTTTTTTTTTAAAAAATACTGTTTTGAAATAAAACAACTATCTAAAAAATATAATTTTTATAAATATTTTATTCTGCACTTTTTGGTACTTACTTAATTTCTATTTTGCACCTTTTATTATTTACTTACTCATTTTTTTTGCACCTTTTGTTATTTACTTGCACCTTTTGTTATTTACTTACTTGCACCTTTTGTTA contains these protein-coding regions:
- a CDS encoding ParA family protein: MNKNGKIITIKNNKGGVGKTFLTSQLASGLALANKRVLILTSDSQNNIFNYLLKGNKEFDNGLKAEISKGNGEYFRLRENLYFLPLEKSTFGNLFIQTLPNYLQKVKNEYDYIIIDSVPTLKVDNVFLENSDYVIIPTHCDEVTMEGVLNLSKEIDPNKILSIVINKFEPTKVQNYFLNLLIENFNGINIHLPPAIEKSSFIEQMLYNKKTVWEYSNKTAQKVQEIIFGIMKELEKRNLEER
- a CDS encoding DUF960 family protein, yielding MYFKKLNIYSTKLIGELFEPHILQSFIFSILEQKEKGIKVDYLQVFELTADTENNKLFVKHRQEQTDDTIKFDYYKINKIANRLCFKLKQSLLKNYKK